The following proteins are co-located in the Nitrospirota bacterium genome:
- a CDS encoding magnesium transporter, with amino-acid sequence MEPTPQSSTAAPDAGHEQHVKKLTADVEQSTPKGAAEQLMQEPDQVIGKVLLALNHSLALKILSRFKKDRKRAVLSLLPSPQSEQWAVNLTFPVNSVGRLMERPIGLFSPDLTVREAIEQLRTMVKEAFITYGYVTDAQKKLLGVLVMRELVLAEPTQRVADIMLRDPFFLTPRMGVPDAVRAVWHRHYPVYPVCDEQGRIVGLVRGYVLFEEQNTRISAQAGRMVGVEEEERLATHWWRSFKFRHPWLQINLLTAFLAAGVVGVFEETIGQVVALAVFLPVLAGQSGNTGCQALAVTLRGLALGELRRGKEKQQFSKEALLGLLNGALVGVVAALAMYGYASLHGHPHAPMLAAVVLLAMTGSCIVSGVFGALVPIALKKFGADPATASSIFVTTATDVASMGLFLWLATMLVL; translated from the coding sequence ATGGAACCGACGCCGCAATCCTCAACCGCCGCTCCCGACGCCGGCCACGAGCAGCACGTCAAGAAGCTGACCGCGGACGTCGAGCAGAGCACGCCGAAAGGGGCCGCGGAGCAGCTCATGCAGGAGCCGGATCAGGTGATCGGCAAGGTCCTGCTGGCCCTCAATCACTCGCTCGCCCTGAAAATCCTGTCGCGGTTCAAGAAGGACCGGAAGAGAGCCGTCCTCTCCCTGTTGCCGTCGCCGCAGAGCGAGCAATGGGCCGTGAACCTGACCTTTCCGGTGAACTCCGTCGGCCGGCTGATGGAGCGGCCCATCGGACTGTTCAGCCCGGACCTGACCGTGCGGGAGGCGATCGAGCAGTTGCGAACGATGGTGAAGGAAGCCTTCATCACCTACGGCTACGTGACGGACGCGCAGAAGAAGCTCTTGGGCGTGCTCGTGATGCGGGAGCTGGTGCTCGCGGAGCCGACGCAGCGCGTGGCCGACATCATGCTGCGGGACCCCTTCTTCCTCACCCCGCGCATGGGGGTGCCCGATGCCGTCCGCGCCGTGTGGCACCGGCATTATCCGGTCTATCCGGTGTGCGACGAACAGGGCCGGATCGTCGGCCTGGTCCGCGGCTACGTGCTGTTCGAAGAGCAGAACACCAGGATCAGCGCCCAGGCCGGCCGCATGGTCGGCGTCGAGGAGGAAGAGCGGTTGGCCACGCACTGGTGGCGCAGCTTCAAGTTCCGTCACCCCTGGCTGCAGATCAATCTGCTCACGGCGTTTTTGGCCGCGGGAGTGGTCGGAGTATTTGAAGAAACCATCGGCCAAGTCGTGGCCCTGGCGGTCTTCCTGCCGGTCCTGGCCGGCCAGTCGGGGAACACCGGCTGCCAGGCCCTGGCCGTGACCCTGCGCGGGCTCGCACTGGGGGAGCTGCGCCGCGGCAAGGAGAAACAACAGTTCAGCAAGGAAGCCTTGCTCGGCCTGCTGAACGGCGCGCTCGTGGGAGTGGTGGCGGCGCTGGCGATGTACGGCTACGCCAGCCTGCACGGCCATCCGCACGCCCCGATGTTGGCGGCGGTCGTGCTGCTGGCGATGACCGGGAGCTGCATCGTCAGCGGGGTCTTCGGCGCGCTGGTGCCGATTGCGCTCAAAAAGTTCGGCGCGGACCCGGCCACCGCCTCGAGCATCTTCGTCACCACCGCGACGGACGTGGCCAGCATGGGGCTGTTCCTCTGGCTGGCCACCATGCTGGTCCTGTGA
- the rpiA gene encoding ribose-5-phosphate isomerase RpiA encodes MSMNTSADDLKRMAAEASVQHVRDGQIVGLGTGSTARHMIKALGERVRKGLAIKGVPTSRETAELAAQAGIPLLELDGAWQIDVAIDGADQVDPQLNLIKGGGGALLREKIVAAASRRLIVVVDESKLVPVLGNTFPLPIEVATFGWRSTAQQVEQAAGAGAKAQRREKNGEPFRTEAGHYILDLHLDRIAEPAALEARLNLIPGVVETGLFVGRTALLIVGTSRGVETRQASRRAGR; translated from the coding sequence ATGAGCATGAACACTTCAGCAGACGACCTGAAACGAATGGCCGCTGAGGCCTCGGTCCAACACGTCCGCGACGGGCAGATCGTGGGGCTGGGCACCGGCTCGACCGCCCGCCACATGATCAAGGCCCTCGGCGAGCGGGTCCGGAAGGGTCTCGCGATCAAGGGCGTGCCGACCTCGCGGGAAACGGCCGAGTTGGCCGCCCAGGCGGGCATCCCGCTCCTGGAGCTGGACGGGGCCTGGCAGATCGACGTCGCCATCGACGGGGCGGACCAGGTGGACCCGCAGCTCAACCTCATCAAGGGAGGCGGGGGCGCGCTGCTCCGCGAGAAGATCGTGGCCGCCGCGTCCCGGCGGCTCATCGTCGTCGTGGACGAATCGAAGCTGGTCCCGGTCCTGGGCAACACCTTCCCGCTCCCGATCGAAGTGGCCACCTTCGGCTGGCGGAGCACGGCGCAGCAGGTTGAGCAGGCGGCGGGAGCGGGCGCCAAGGCCCAGCGGCGCGAGAAGAACGGCGAGCCGTTCCGGACCGAAGCCGGCCACTACATCCTGGACCTGCACCTCGACCGGATCGCCGAGCCGGCCGCCCTGGAAGCCCGGCTCAACCTGATTCCCGGCGTGGTGGAAACCGGCCTCTTCGTCGGCCGCACGGCCCTCCTGATCGTGGGCACCTCCCGCGGAGTGGAGACCAGGCAGGCGTCCCGGCGCGCCGGACGGTGA
- a CDS encoding ABC transporter ATP-binding protein → MISIQHLFMCLTAGGHPVTILNNVSLEIPEKQMVAIVGPSGSGKSTLLGLIAGLDRPTSGSILLDGVDITTLAEDQMARYRRQKIGYIFQSFHLIPTLTALENVAVPLELNGDPQARDRSAELLDAVGLGDRLGHYPVQLSGGEQQRVAVARAFACRPPILLADEPTGNLDSTTGQQVIELLLSLNRDQGSTLVLVTHDPALASYAERVVALRDGRIESDQTR, encoded by the coding sequence ATGATCTCAATCCAGCACCTCTTCATGTGCCTCACCGCCGGCGGCCATCCCGTCACGATCCTCAACAACGTGTCGCTGGAGATTCCGGAGAAGCAGATGGTCGCGATCGTCGGCCCGTCGGGGAGCGGCAAGTCCACCCTGCTGGGGCTGATCGCCGGCTTGGACAGGCCTACCTCCGGCTCGATCCTGCTGGATGGCGTGGACATCACCACCCTGGCCGAAGACCAGATGGCCCGCTACCGGCGACAGAAGATCGGCTACATCTTCCAGTCCTTCCACCTGATCCCCACCCTCACGGCCCTTGAGAATGTCGCGGTCCCGCTGGAGCTGAACGGGGACCCGCAGGCCAGGGACCGGTCGGCCGAGCTCCTCGACGCAGTGGGATTGGGCGACCGGCTGGGCCACTATCCGGTGCAACTGTCCGGCGGGGAGCAGCAGCGCGTGGCGGTGGCCCGCGCCTTCGCGTGCCGGCCGCCGATCCTCCTGGCCGACGAGCCGACCGGCAACCTGGACTCGACCACCGGGCAGCAGGTCATCGAGCTGCTCCTCTCGCTGAACCGCGACCAGGGCAGCACGCTCGTGCTCGTCACCCACGACCCGGCCCTCGCCTCCTACGCCGAGCGGGTCGTGGCCCTCCGCGACGGCCGGATCGAATCGGATCAAACGAGATGA
- a CDS encoding DedA family protein, translating into MNGWISLWFQWVHDWGYPGIVVLMAMESSIVPIPSEVVIPPAAYWAAQGRYSFGGVVLAGTVGSYIGAAVTYWAARWLGRPLLIRYGKYVFCPEDKLLRAERWLARYEAGGVFFARLVPVVRHLIGIPAGIVRMPFGLYSAMTIVGAGLWCWVLAWYGGNLLGDQPDLVANPGRLVQVLRERSWLVGGGALLLCVLYVLVMRLTAKPAATGRRE; encoded by the coding sequence ATGAATGGATGGATCAGTCTCTGGTTCCAGTGGGTCCACGATTGGGGCTATCCCGGGATCGTGGTCCTGATGGCGATGGAGAGCTCTATCGTGCCGATTCCCAGCGAGGTGGTGATCCCGCCCGCCGCCTATTGGGCGGCGCAGGGCCGGTACAGCTTCGGCGGCGTCGTCCTGGCGGGCACGGTCGGAAGCTACATCGGGGCGGCGGTCACCTACTGGGCGGCCCGGTGGCTTGGACGTCCTTTGCTGATCCGCTATGGGAAGTACGTCTTCTGTCCCGAAGACAAGCTGCTCCGGGCCGAGCGGTGGCTCGCCCGCTACGAGGCCGGCGGGGTTTTCTTCGCCCGGCTGGTGCCGGTGGTCCGGCACCTGATCGGCATCCCGGCCGGAATCGTGCGGATGCCCTTCGGGCTTTACAGCGCGATGACGATCGTGGGCGCGGGTCTCTGGTGTTGGGTCCTGGCCTGGTACGGCGGGAATCTGCTGGGGGATCAGCCGGACTTGGTCGCCAACCCCGGCCGCCTGGTGCAAGTGCTGCGTGAACGTTCCTGGCTGGTGGGGGGCGGCGCGCTGCTGCTCTGTGTGCTCTACGTGCTAGTCATGCGGCTCACGGCTAAGCCCGCCG
- a CDS encoding FtsX-like permease family protein codes for MAWRETRAAWRHFLYFFVCIALGVGALVGVALFAAKVERAVTREARGLMAGDLEVRLSHPLSETGQEVLRSLAPRGIAVAHVSELAAMAAVVTDDPTAQRIPSQIVELKAVEEGYPFYGALVLDSDQTLMRLLAPPEEVCRRGEGVGEGRACYGAVVQESLLIRLGLSVGQQVKIGEAVFTITGVLKKEPDRVAGAFSLGPRVMVSQEGLAAAALVKPGSRVRERYLLKVPAGTAIEPLLFELRGRLARESARVIHYRDAQPQLKRFLDQLTRYLGLIGLTALFVGGIGVASSVQAFLREKMTTIAVLKTVGANSGTVLRTYLIQTLLLGTVGSLVGIALGLALQAGLPGLMATLLPLAAIELTATSASAALPILKGMAMGILTTLLFTLWPLLGVRDVRPAVIFRRDVLPVAGMWQPLFPLDWRKLLASVDRVRVGTALGIGLGLAGLAIWQAGSWRVGLLFIGALAAAVLVLYVATLLLIRVLRLVPGPRSLALRHAIGNLHRPGGQAVGVMVSVGIGVMVIVGASLLERSLVNELGENRPVNSPTFFFIDIQPDQREGFIHLLGSLPNVPRPELTPLVRSRLHALNGKPVELEEEAGGEAAEGERNRPERPRDQQKGREDRKSWYATREYVLTFLDSLPKDNVILKGRWWPAGELSPGPLVSVEEEAARNLGLDLGSTVEFEIQGATVTAEVSSIRKVDWSTFSTNFYMILSPGSLTGAPFTYVATVRVPPEQEVPLQQAVVAAFPNVTAINIGDVLDSFSRIVERLSLAIRGVALFCVLTGGIVMAAALAATRYRRLYESVILKALGATRTLVAQAFAAEYAMLGAVAGLLGILLASVLSWTLLYFVFELSWSFHPKILVVSLLLTVLLTLAVGFLSTFRLLGERPLAILRHE; via the coding sequence ATGGCTTGGCGGGAAACACGGGCGGCCTGGCGCCATTTCCTCTACTTCTTCGTCTGCATCGCGTTGGGAGTGGGGGCCCTCGTCGGCGTGGCCCTCTTCGCGGCTAAGGTGGAGCGGGCCGTCACGCGGGAGGCGCGGGGCCTCATGGCGGGCGACCTGGAAGTCCGCCTCTCCCACCCGCTGAGCGAAACAGGGCAGGAAGTCCTCCGTTCACTCGCCCCGCGCGGGATCGCGGTCGCGCACGTGAGTGAGCTGGCCGCCATGGCGGCGGTGGTCACGGATGACCCCACGGCGCAGCGGATTCCTTCGCAGATCGTGGAGCTCAAGGCGGTGGAGGAGGGCTATCCCTTCTACGGCGCGCTCGTGCTCGACTCGGACCAGACGTTGATGCGCTTGCTGGCTCCGCCGGAGGAAGTGTGTCGGCGGGGAGAGGGTGTGGGGGAAGGGAGAGCCTGTTACGGAGCTGTGGTGCAGGAGTCGCTGCTGATCCGCCTGGGCCTTTCGGTCGGCCAGCAGGTGAAGATCGGCGAGGCGGTCTTCACGATCACCGGCGTGCTCAAGAAGGAGCCGGACCGGGTGGCCGGGGCCTTCAGCCTGGGACCCCGCGTGATGGTCTCGCAAGAAGGGCTCGCCGCCGCTGCGCTCGTCAAGCCGGGAAGCCGCGTGCGGGAACGGTATCTTCTGAAGGTCCCGGCCGGCACCGCGATCGAGCCGCTGCTCTTTGAGCTGCGCGGCCGGCTTGCGCGGGAGTCGGCCCGCGTGATCCATTACCGGGACGCTCAGCCGCAGCTCAAGCGCTTCCTGGATCAGCTTACCCGCTACCTCGGCCTCATCGGCCTGACCGCCCTCTTCGTCGGAGGGATCGGCGTGGCCAGCTCGGTCCAGGCCTTCCTGCGGGAGAAGATGACGACGATCGCCGTCCTCAAGACCGTGGGCGCCAATTCGGGAACGGTCCTCCGCACCTATCTGATCCAGACCCTGCTGCTCGGGACGGTCGGCAGCCTGGTCGGCATCGCCCTCGGCCTGGCCCTGCAAGCCGGGCTTCCCGGGCTGATGGCTACGCTCCTGCCGCTCGCCGCGATCGAGTTGACGGCGACATCCGCTTCAGCGGCCCTGCCGATCCTGAAGGGGATGGCCATGGGTATCCTGACCACGCTGCTCTTCACCCTCTGGCCGCTTTTGGGCGTCAGGGACGTCCGGCCGGCGGTGATCTTCCGGCGGGACGTGCTTCCCGTCGCAGGCATGTGGCAGCCCCTGTTTCCCTTGGACTGGCGGAAGCTCCTCGCGTCGGTGGACCGGGTGCGCGTCGGGACGGCCCTGGGCATCGGGCTCGGCCTGGCTGGCTTGGCCATCTGGCAGGCCGGTTCCTGGCGGGTTGGGCTCCTCTTCATCGGGGCCCTGGCTGCGGCGGTGCTCGTGCTCTACGTGGCCACGCTGCTCCTGATCCGTGTCCTCCGGCTCGTGCCCGGTCCCCGCTCGCTGGCCCTGCGTCATGCGATCGGGAACCTCCACCGGCCGGGCGGCCAGGCCGTGGGGGTGATGGTCTCGGTAGGCATCGGGGTCATGGTGATCGTGGGCGCCTCGCTGCTCGAACGGTCGCTCGTCAACGAGCTGGGGGAGAACCGGCCGGTGAATTCGCCCACCTTTTTCTTCATTGACATCCAGCCGGACCAGCGGGAGGGCTTCATCCATCTGTTGGGCAGCCTGCCGAACGTGCCCCGTCCCGAGCTGACGCCACTCGTCCGCTCGCGCCTGCATGCGCTCAACGGGAAGCCGGTGGAGCTGGAGGAGGAGGCCGGCGGGGAGGCGGCTGAGGGCGAGCGGAACCGGCCGGAGCGGCCAAGAGACCAACAGAAGGGTCGAGAGGATCGGAAATCCTGGTACGCCACCCGCGAGTACGTGCTGACGTTCCTGGACTCTCTGCCCAAGGACAACGTGATCCTCAAGGGCCGGTGGTGGCCGGCCGGGGAGCTCTCGCCCGGGCCGCTCGTGTCGGTGGAGGAAGAGGCGGCCAGGAACCTGGGTCTGGACCTCGGCTCCACGGTCGAGTTCGAGATCCAGGGGGCCACGGTGACCGCTGAGGTCTCCAGCATCCGCAAGGTGGACTGGAGCACCTTCTCGACGAACTTCTACATGATCCTCTCGCCCGGCTCACTGACCGGGGCGCCGTTCACCTACGTCGCGACGGTCCGGGTGCCGCCCGAACAGGAAGTCCCGCTGCAGCAGGCGGTGGTCGCCGCCTTCCCGAACGTCACGGCCATCAACATCGGGGACGTGCTGGACAGTTTTTCGCGGATCGTCGAGCGCCTCTCCCTGGCCATCCGGGGCGTAGCCCTCTTCTGCGTGCTGACCGGCGGCATCGTCATGGCCGCCGCCCTGGCCGCCACCCGCTACCGGCGGCTCTACGAATCCGTGATCCTCAAGGCATTGGGCGCCACGAGAACGTTGGTCGCACAGGCCTTCGCCGCCGAATATGCGATGCTGGGAGCCGTGGCGGGCCTGCTCGGCATCCTGCTGGCGAGCGTCCTCTCCTGGACGCTCCTCTATTTCGTCTTCGAGTTGAGCTGGTCGTTCCATCCGAAGATCCTCGTCGTCAGCCTCCTGCTGACGGTCCTCCTGACCCTGGCGGTCGGCTTCCTCAGCACGTTCCGCCTCCTTGGGGAGAGGCCGCTCGCCATCCTCCGGCACGAGTAA
- a CDS encoding M1 family metallopeptidase produces MKDGPVDPYRLPTTVIPSRYELRLEPDLATCTFSGLATISVTVAEPTSEILLNAAELTVTEATIERDGEARRRLQAAVELQEPEERCRLSFPEPLAPGSWLLRLSFKGLLNDKLRGFYRSTYKDEAGRIRTLAATQFEATDARRAFPCWDEPAFKAVFSVTLAIDPILTALSNTEILDERIEGSKKVVRFKDTIRMSTYLVAFVVGELEASDPVAVGRTQLRVWCVRGKRRLARFGREIGAFSLRFFEDYYGLPYPGDKLDLLAIPDFASGAMENLGAITFRESALLVDEQAATHAELERIADVVAHENAHMWFGDLVTMSWWNGLWLNEAFASFMEMLAVDAWKPEWRRWTAFGVSRAAALAVDGLHSSRPIEYPVRAPKDADAMFDVLTYEKGASVLRMLEQHLGPEVFRSGIRGYLRRHAYGNADTGDLWTALGEAAGQPVPALMDGWIFRPGYPLITVRLQGSQLRLTQQRFTYLPSPSPRASRPAPAAGEPADVTWQVPLQLRVTVRGAAASHRLLLTKKGTSFDLPPGFESVLVNEQGHGFYRVRYEPALLERLLRTPEHLAPIERFNLVNDAWAVTVAGLLPVTEYLDLTARFRTEQDKNVWTVLIDSFHTLYRLVEPADRAGLEALVRDRLHRAAASLGWTPRPAEDELARQLRGDLIRALGTIGNDPAVQARAAEAYVEQQRNPAAVDANVLPALIAVLAHTGDSARYEEFFERFRTAATPQEERRYLFSLASFQPPDLLKRTLGCTINGDFRTQDAPFMVRLLLMSPSGRELAWEFVKANWDTMDRLYPKQGLRRMCDGFAGLATPELERDVHRFLADRKIDLGGKILDQYLEQLHVFVRLKRTAGDGLVRYLKPFTGQPHPAT; encoded by the coding sequence GTGAAGGACGGGCCAGTGGATCCCTACCGGCTTCCCACCACCGTGATCCCCAGCCGGTACGAGCTGCGGCTCGAGCCGGACCTGGCGACCTGCACCTTTTCCGGCCTCGCGACCATCTCGGTGACCGTCGCCGAGCCCACGAGCGAGATCCTCCTCAACGCCGCCGAGCTGACCGTGACCGAGGCGACGATCGAACGGGACGGAGAGGCCAGGCGGAGGCTCCAGGCGGCGGTGGAGCTCCAGGAACCGGAGGAACGGTGCCGGCTCTCCTTCCCCGAGCCGCTGGCCCCCGGTTCCTGGCTGTTGCGCCTCTCGTTCAAGGGCCTCCTGAACGACAAGCTACGGGGCTTCTACCGGAGCACCTACAAGGACGAGGCCGGCCGGATCCGCACGCTGGCCGCCACCCAGTTCGAGGCGACCGACGCCCGCCGGGCCTTCCCCTGCTGGGACGAGCCGGCCTTCAAGGCTGTCTTCTCCGTGACCCTCGCGATCGATCCGATCTTGACCGCCCTGTCCAACACCGAGATCCTCGACGAGCGGATCGAGGGAAGCAAAAAAGTCGTGCGGTTCAAGGACACGATCCGCATGTCCACCTATCTGGTCGCCTTCGTCGTGGGCGAGCTGGAGGCCAGCGACCCGGTGGCCGTCGGCCGGACCCAACTGCGCGTCTGGTGCGTGCGCGGCAAGCGCCGGCTGGCCCGGTTCGGCCGGGAGATCGGCGCCTTCTCGCTCCGCTTCTTCGAGGACTACTATGGCCTGCCCTACCCGGGCGACAAGCTGGACCTGCTGGCCATTCCCGACTTCGCCTCCGGCGCGATGGAGAACCTGGGCGCCATCACCTTCCGGGAGTCCGCCTTGCTCGTGGACGAGCAGGCCGCCACCCACGCCGAGCTCGAACGGATCGCCGACGTGGTCGCCCACGAGAACGCGCACATGTGGTTCGGCGACCTCGTGACGATGAGCTGGTGGAACGGGCTCTGGCTCAACGAGGCCTTCGCCTCGTTCATGGAGATGCTGGCGGTGGACGCCTGGAAGCCGGAGTGGCGGCGCTGGACCGCCTTCGGGGTGTCGCGCGCCGCGGCCCTAGCGGTGGACGGGCTGCACAGCTCCCGGCCCATCGAATACCCGGTGCGGGCCCCGAAGGATGCGGACGCGATGTTCGACGTGCTGACCTACGAGAAGGGCGCCTCCGTGCTCCGCATGCTGGAGCAGCACCTGGGGCCGGAGGTGTTCCGTTCCGGCATCCGCGGATACCTGCGCCGCCACGCCTACGGAAACGCGGACACGGGCGACCTCTGGACCGCCCTGGGCGAGGCGGCCGGGCAGCCGGTGCCGGCCCTGATGGACGGCTGGATCTTCCGGCCCGGCTATCCGCTCATCACGGTGAGGCTGCAAGGCTCGCAGTTGCGCTTGACCCAACAACGCTTCACCTATCTCCCTTCCCCCTCGCCTCGTGCCTCGCGCCCCGCGCCCGCGGCGGGCGAGCCGGCCGATGTGACTTGGCAGGTGCCCCTGCAGCTCCGCGTGACCGTCCGAGGCGCCGCCGCCAGCCATCGGCTCCTTTTGACCAAGAAGGGGACCAGCTTCGATCTGCCGCCTGGCTTCGAATCGGTGCTGGTGAACGAGCAGGGTCACGGCTTCTATCGAGTGCGCTACGAGCCGGCCTTGTTGGAACGGCTCTTACGGACACCGGAGCACCTGGCCCCCATCGAGCGATTCAACCTGGTCAACGACGCCTGGGCCGTCACGGTCGCCGGCCTCCTGCCCGTAACCGAGTACCTCGACCTCACGGCACGGTTCCGCACGGAGCAGGACAAGAACGTCTGGACGGTCCTCATCGATTCCTTCCACACCCTCTACCGGCTCGTCGAGCCGGCAGACCGGGCCGGGCTGGAGGCCCTCGTCCGCGACCGTCTGCACCGGGCGGCGGCTTCCCTCGGCTGGACGCCGAGGCCGGCCGAGGACGAGCTGGCCCGCCAGCTCCGCGGCGACCTGATCCGGGCGCTCGGGACGATCGGCAACGACCCGGCCGTCCAGGCCCGCGCGGCCGAAGCCTATGTCGAGCAGCAGAGAAATCCCGCCGCGGTGGACGCCAACGTGCTGCCGGCGTTGATCGCCGTCCTGGCCCACACGGGCGATTCGGCGCGATACGAGGAATTTTTCGAGCGGTTCCGGACCGCGGCCACGCCTCAGGAGGAGCGGCGCTATCTCTTCTCGCTCGCTTCTTTCCAGCCGCCCGACTTGCTGAAGCGGACCTTGGGCTGCACGATCAACGGAGACTTCCGCACGCAGGACGCGCCGTTCATGGTCCGGCTGCTGCTCATGAGCCCCTCCGGGCGGGAGCTGGCCTGGGAATTCGTCAAGGCCAACTGGGACACGATGGACCGGCTCTATCCCAAGCAGGGACTCCGGCGGATGTGCGACGGCTTCGCCGGGCTGGCCACGCCCGAGCTGGAACGGGACGTGCACCGGTTCCTGGCCGACCGTAAGATTGACCTGGGCGGGAAGATCCTCGACCAGTATCTCGAGCAACTGCACGTCTTCGTCAGGCTCAAGAGGACGGCCGGCGACGGCCTCGTCCGGTATCTCAAGCCGTTCACCGGGCAGCCGCACCCCGCGACCTGA
- a CDS encoding HD domain-containing protein — MGITLRFEDQELARSLTAICETVRAAGGRALLVGGCVRDAALGLPAKDLDLEIYGIAPEGLRDLLAPHFPLELVGQSFRIFKVRGLPIDLSLPCRKSVAVPAAASYDPTMTVGEAASRRDFTINAIALDPLTSEVLDPHGGLRDLEARVLRHTSEKFGEDPLRVLRAVQLASRFDLTVAPETVSLCRTLSHEGLARERVFEEWRKLLLKGVRPSRGLSFLKDCGWVNGYPELVPLSGCPQGPDYHPEGDVWTHTLHCLDAFAGERIGDDWEDLIVGFAVLCHDLGKPAATRTERGRIHSRGHETISEELTVTFLRRLTNQEALVEAVAPLVRAHLRPQALYEAKAGDSAVRRLAREVGRIDRLVRVARFDQMGRPPRPFDGFPAGTWLLEKSRTLGVEREKPKPLVLGRHLLELGLAPGQQVGRILAACYEAQLDGTFTTLDEGIEYAKRELTRRRILS; from the coding sequence ATGGGGATCACTCTGCGATTCGAGGACCAGGAGCTGGCCCGGTCGCTCACGGCCATCTGCGAGACCGTGCGCGCGGCGGGAGGCCGTGCCCTCTTGGTGGGCGGTTGCGTCCGTGACGCGGCCCTCGGCCTTCCAGCCAAGGACCTGGACCTCGAAATCTACGGGATTGCGCCGGAGGGATTGCGCGACCTGCTGGCGCCGCACTTCCCTCTCGAGCTCGTCGGCCAGTCCTTCCGGATCTTCAAGGTCCGGGGCCTGCCGATAGATCTGTCCCTGCCCTGCCGTAAGTCCGTCGCGGTGCCCGCGGCGGCCTCCTACGATCCGACCATGACGGTCGGGGAGGCCGCCTCGCGGCGGGACTTCACGATCAATGCGATCGCGCTCGATCCGCTCACCAGCGAAGTGCTCGATCCGCACGGGGGCCTCCGCGACCTTGAGGCCCGTGTCCTTCGGCACACGTCGGAGAAATTCGGCGAAGACCCGCTGCGCGTCCTCCGCGCCGTGCAGCTTGCGTCCCGGTTCGACCTGACCGTGGCGCCGGAGACCGTCTCGCTCTGCCGGACCCTGAGCCACGAGGGGTTGGCCAGGGAGCGGGTGTTCGAGGAGTGGCGCAAGCTGCTCCTCAAGGGAGTTAGACCTTCCCGCGGCCTGAGCTTTCTCAAGGACTGCGGCTGGGTGAACGGTTATCCGGAGCTGGTCCCGCTCAGCGGCTGCCCGCAGGGGCCGGACTATCATCCGGAGGGGGACGTGTGGACCCACACGCTCCACTGTCTGGACGCCTTCGCGGGGGAGCGAATCGGCGACGACTGGGAAGATTTAATCGTGGGCTTCGCCGTCCTCTGCCACGACCTCGGCAAGCCGGCCGCGACCAGGACGGAACGGGGGCGCATCCATTCGCGCGGGCACGAGACGATCAGCGAGGAGCTCACCGTGACGTTTCTCCGCCGACTCACGAACCAGGAGGCCCTCGTCGAGGCGGTGGCGCCGCTCGTGCGCGCGCACCTGCGGCCGCAGGCCCTGTACGAGGCCAAGGCCGGGGACAGCGCGGTCCGCCGCCTGGCCCGGGAGGTGGGCCGGATCGATCGGCTGGTGCGGGTGGCCCGCTTCGACCAGATGGGAAGGCCGCCGAGACCCTTCGACGGCTTTCCCGCAGGAACCTGGCTGCTGGAGAAGAGCCGGACCTTGGGGGTGGAGCGGGAGAAGCCCAAGCCGCTCGTCCTGGGCCGGCACCTGCTGGAGCTGGGGCTCGCGCCAGGCCAGCAGGTCGGCCGGATCCTCGCCGCCTGCTACGAGGCCCAGCTCGACGGCACCTTCACGACGCTGGACGAGGGCATCGAATACGCAAAACGGGAGCTGACCCGGCGCAGAATTCTGAGTTAG
- a CDS encoding arylesterase has product MINGSAYRALWLPAILLAAVGLAACDRAQEPVPPPSSSVASSPHDGFGQRIGTDVTSQPGRGGDQAREDRPRIVAFGDSLTAGLGVAAEDSYPSQLQRRLDQAGYRYRVINAGVSGDTTAGGVRRVDWVLTSQPQLVILELGANDGLRGLNLDQTRANLERIIERLQAAGVTVVLAGMKLPPNYGAEYAGRFAALYPELARKYRLPSPPFFLEGVAASTSLNQADGIHPTAEGYRVIVDHLLPILEPMLEKPDRSKG; this is encoded by the coding sequence ATGATCAACGGATCGGCATACCGCGCGCTCTGGCTGCCGGCCATCCTCTTGGCCGCAGTCGGGCTGGCCGCCTGCGACCGGGCCCAGGAGCCGGTCCCCCCTCCCTCCTCTTCCGTCGCCAGCTCGCCGCACGACGGGTTCGGGCAACGGATCGGGACCGACGTTACGAGCCAGCCCGGACGTGGCGGCGACCAGGCCCGTGAAGACCGGCCGCGCATCGTCGCCTTCGGGGACAGTCTGACGGCCGGACTCGGGGTCGCCGCCGAGGACTCCTATCCCTCGCAGTTGCAACGTCGGCTCGACCAGGCCGGCTACCGCTACCGGGTGATCAACGCGGGGGTGAGCGGCGACACGACCGCGGGCGGGGTGCGGCGGGTGGACTGGGTGCTCACGAGCCAGCCGCAACTGGTCATCCTGGAACTGGGCGCGAACGACGGATTACGAGGGCTGAACCTGGACCAGACGCGAGCCAACCTGGAGCGGATCATCGAGCGGCTGCAGGCCGCAGGCGTGACGGTCGTGCTGGCCGGCATGAAGCTGCCGCCCAACTACGGGGCGGAGTACGCAGGCCGGTTCGCGGCCCTCTATCCCGAGCTGGCGCGGAAGTACCGGCTCCCATCCCCGCCGTTCTTTCTGGAGGGGGTCGCCGCCTCGACCTCACTGAACCAGGCGGACGGCATCCACCCGACGGCCGAAGGCTACCGGGTGATCGTGGACCACCTGCTCCCGATCCTGGAGCCGATGCTGGAGAAGCCCGATCGCAGCAAGGGGTAG